DNA from Papio anubis isolate 15944 chromosome 1, Panubis1.0, whole genome shotgun sequence:
CCCTCCTTCGCGTTAGCCACTCCTCACCTGCTCTGCGGACACCGCCCCCTTGCCCGCGCCGCTCCCGCTGCTCTTGCCGGCGCGACCGCTGTTCTCCGCCATCTTCGCCGCCCGCTGGGTTTCCGGCCGGCGCAGCTCAGCCCCCGCCTTGCGTCACGTCCGGCCTGCGAGTTACCGCCCACTCGCCGCGGCGCTTCTGGCTCCAGGCCGGCCTCCGGATCCGATCCTGCTAATGGTTTTGGCCATATCTTCATGTAGGACCTACTCTCTGTCCCGTCGACCGCAGTGAATCCCACCTGCGGTGCTTTAACTTGTGCAACAGAGATGCTGCCCATGGCGGGGAGGGATGGGCCAACTGGAGCGGGCGGCGGGAGGGTGGAGGGCGGGTCGCGGCTTGGGGCTTGGGTTCCTTTGCCCCTTGCCCACCATGGAGGGGTTGGACACGAGGGAGGGCGAACTTTCCCCTGAGAGATTCTGGGGAAAGGGGAAATAAGCTTCGAGTCAGTAAAACTGCGCAAGTGCACAGTCAAGAAGAGAGTCTTGGGAAAACCAAGGATAGTTCCCGGAAATGACTTTTGGACTGCGGAAACGTTTGTCAAAGGAAAGGGGCTTCAGTTTAATGTGAGATCATTGGAAGTTGAACTATTCAGGCGGCGAGCagagccccttcctccatcttcccaCTGTATGATCTTGTCCCTTAGTACATAATTTCTTATACAGTAAAGAGCGTTTTGAAGATTAGAAGGGTTTTACTGGGAGGGCCCTGATTCAGGCTAACAGTATAAAGAGAGAAGTCAGAGAATCCTAGAAATTTATTGCTTGAGGAAGGGGTT
Protein-coding regions in this window:
- the PFDN2 gene encoding prefoldin subunit 2 isoform X3, whose product is MGSISVAQVKAPQVGFTAVDGTESRSYMKIWPKPLAGSDPEAGLEPEAPRRVGGNSQAGRDARRGLSCAGRKPSGRRRWRRTAVAPARAAGAARARGRCPQSSRPSVFGEWNSRKILGRNRKLVVLLLFQGNCWLQPPSAGTARPGIQSS